In Pyrodictium occultum, the genomic window TCATCACCCTCTGCTCGTCGAGCTGCAGTATCGTACCCTCCTCGTCGGTCAGCACCGCCACGCCTCGGGGGAGCACCTCCGCTATAAGCCGGTACCTGCGCCCCGCGGCATCGAAGACCATCTCTACTATCCTGTCGAACCCCTGCTGCTTCACATCCACCAGGCCTGCGCCACGGATGTACTTCCTCACACCCATTATGAAGGGTGGCGGCATCCCCTTACCGGTTATATCGAACGATGTTATGTGTACACGCTCACCCGGCACCACCGCTATCCTTGCATCCCTGCCTGCCCCCTTCAGCCTAAGCAGCACCAGACCGTCTACATAGTAGATGTTGTTAAGCCTCAGGCCCCGGAGACCCGCCATCTCCCTCACGACAGCCGCCACATCGAAGCTCGTCATAGACCTCTTGCGCTTGATCAAAGCCTTCCCCCTTCCCTCGGGCCTCTGTGCGGAGACGGCGGAGCGGCTATAGCGCCTCCCCCAAGGGCCCATCAGTGGGAGGGTGTTAGCACTTATACCCTGGAGCCCAGGAGCCCTGCCCTCCCCCGGGGGGAGCGCAGTGTCGGAGCGCAGTGGCCACGAGTACACCGCCTTCATCCCCGAGAGCCTCTACAAGAGGATAAGCAGGGAGATTAGGAGGGAGAAGTATGTAACCCCCTACATGCTGTCGGAGAAGTACGACATGACCGTCAGCCTGGCCAAGCAGGTGCTGAGGAGGCTCGAGAAGGAGGGCATAGTGGAGCTCTACGCTCCCAACAGAAGGGCTCCGATATACATAGTCAAGGAGGGCAAGTAGGGTCTAGGCAGCGCTTCAAAAAAAGGCACCCGCAATAAGGCGTTCTTTGGTTATTCAAGCGCTCATCTCGGGGGCCTCGGCTTCCGCCTGCCTGGCACCCTCCTCCGTTATGCTGTAGAGGCCTTCACCGGTCCTCTCCACCAGGCCTAGCCTCACGAGCTTCCTCATCTTGGCCGCCACTCTACGCGCGTCGAGGCCAGCCCTCTCAGCTATCTCCTTGGGCCTGGCGGGGCCTCCTATCTCCTTGAGCGCGCGTAGTATGGCAAGGTCTATCTCGTCAAGCCCCGAGTGCCTGGAGGGCATGGGGGCTCACCCCCCGGGAGCCCCCGAGACCCGGGAGGCCTGGACCCGGGCTCCCACACCCCGGTTCTAGGATTGCAGTAGCTTAGTACCCCCGATTTAAACCCTTCAGCTTAAGACTTACCCTGGATATCATGTCCGGGCCGGCTGGCGCCTAGCCCACCCTTCCTGGCCAGAGCGCGCAGCCGCTGATAGTAGGCCGCGACCGGGCTGCGGGTGCCACAGTCTGCCTTACATATGCCAAGCGTCTTCATCTTCTCGCAGCTGTACACCCTATACTTCTTGCCGGAGCCGCGCAGCCCCGCCAGGTGCTCCACCTGGTACCTGGTGATCCTCTCGTTGAAGTCAGGCATGTTCCGGAAGTAGCCCACCACATAGTCCACATCCGCCCCTATATTGAGGAGGAAGGTGGCCAACGCGAATCGCTCGTGATGACTCAAGTGCTCGCCTCCACGGGCCCTGGCAGCCAGGTCAGCTATGCACGGCGGGAACGCCTCCTCGACCACGACGCCCCGGGGGAGCTCTACACGGCCCCCACGAGTCCTTGGCCTCTGACGCTCCGAGAGCAGCTCCTTCACATGGTCCAGGAGGCTGGAGAGAGCCTCCGCAGCCTCAGGCCCCGCCTCCTCGCCGAGGGCGAGTATCCTCCTCTCAACATACTCCGTGACAGCCTCCTTTACTACGCGGACCACGCTCTGCTTCTCGAGATATACTCGCCCCTTCTTAACGGGGAGGTTTATCGGCTTCCAGGCGTCGTCGCCTACAAGCCTCTTAGCTGCATGCAGGTACTCCAGGAGGCTCATTGAGTACGGGTAGACCTTGTAGACAGGAACCCCCCGCACGAGCGCAACGGGCTCTCTATAGCCGTTCCCATATGAGAGGCTGCGCAGCCCCACTAGACGGCCGAGATGAGCCACAGCCTCGTCCTTCTCGTCGCTGAGAAGCTTGTAGGCCCGGTTGGCCTCAGCAAGGGCGAGCCTTGAGACTAGCCAGCGGTTCCCGGAGAGGCTCGCGGCCAGGGCAGCATAGTAGAAGGAGAGGACCTCCTCCTCGAGGCTCCTCCAGGGCCCCGGGGCCCGGGCGCTGCGGATGGCCCTCTCTAGTCTATACTGGGCCCTCTCCAGGTACTCCCTCCTCAGCCGCGCCACCTCTAGCGGGCCTACGCCAAACCTCCTCCGCGCGACGGCTACGGGGTCTGCGAGGAAGGGATAGAGCCTGGTATCTATCACGGCGGGGACAGCATGGCTCATAGCCTATCCTTACCCCGTGGCTTGCCGGGGGCCTAGGCCCCTAGAGCCTCTAGCTGGGATGAGAACACCTTACTAGGCTTTGGGGCCGGAGGCGGCAGAGGGGCCCGGAGCACAGATAGCCGGCATAACGTCCAGGCTGTTATGGAGGATGCCCTAGCTCCAGCGCTCCAGGCGGGCGTGGCTCCATGGCGCCCGTGAGGCACGTGGCCAGCCCCGGACTTGAAGAGGGCTACCGCTTCCTCAACGAGGCAGTGGCGCGCCGCGACCTAGTCGTCGCAGTGGCGAGGTGTAGTGTCGAGTACGAGGGCCGCGGGGCCAGCAGGCTCGGCGAGGGGGACCGGCTGCTAATAGTGAAGCCCGACGGCGCCGTCCTGGTCCACAGGCCTACAGGCTACTCGCCAGTGAACTGGCAGCCGGACAGCCATGTGATAACAGTGGAGGCCCATAACGGCTTCATAGTACTGCGGAGCGTGAGGAAGAGGCCGCGGGAAGTGCTAGTAGTAAGGATATCGAGGCTCTACTTCGCAGTAGCGATTCACGGGCTCGTCGACGAGGCAGAGTTCATAGAGTATCTCGACGAGGGCGAGATAGCGGACTACCTGGCGCGGCACCCGGAGGTGATAGAGGAGGGTCTCCGGGTAGTACGTAGGGAGAGGCCCCTGGAGAGCGGCTACGCCGACATAGTTGCAGTAGACCGGGAGGGACGCTACGTGGTCATAGAGGTCAAGAGGGTTACAGCCGGGATGGAGGCAGTCAAGCAGCTCCACCGCTACGTGGAGGGCCTGCGCAAGAACAACCCGGGAGCCAAGGTTAGGGGCATACTAGCCGCTCCGGCCGCCACCAAGGAGGCTCTGAGCCTGCTCTCGAGCCTAGGTCTCGAGTACCGCCGGATAGACGTGGCCAAGCTGCACCGGGAGGCCAAGAGGGAGAAGCCTAGAAGCCGGGTAGCCTCGCTGCTCGACTTTATAAAACGCTC contains:
- the nucS gene encoding endonuclease NucS translates to MAPVRHVASPGLEEGYRFLNEAVARRDLVVAVARCSVEYEGRGASRLGEGDRLLIVKPDGAVLVHRPTGYSPVNWQPDSHVITVEAHNGFIVLRSVRKRPREVLVVRISRLYFAVAIHGLVDEAEFIEYLDEGEIADYLARHPEVIEEGLRVVRRERPLESGYADIVAVDREGRYVVIEVKRVTAGMEAVKQLHRYVEGLRKNNPGAKVRGILAAPAATKEALSLLSSLGLEYRRIDVAKLHREAKREKPRSRVASLLDFIKRS
- a CDS encoding 30S ribosomal protein S25e, which produces MSERSGHEYTAFIPESLYKRISREIRREKYVTPYMLSEKYDMTVSLAKQVLRRLEKEGIVELYAPNRRAPIYIVKEGK
- a CDS encoding winged helix-turn-helix transcriptional regulator codes for the protein MPSRHSGLDEIDLAILRALKEIGGPARPKEIAERAGLDARRVAAKMRKLVRLGLVERTGEGLYSITEEGARQAEAEAPEMSA